The stretch of DNA CTCCTGGCACCATCTCTGTGCATGCCACAGTAGCGGACTCGGTGATCACGGGAGTAATACTGGTGTCACTAGCCCTACTGCAGGTGTTGCAGTTGCTACGCTGCTGGACCTCAAACTGGGCCAGGGTCTCCTTTGCCTGTGATTTGGTCAGGATTCTAGGAGAGGAGGACAGGGAATATTTATATTCTGGAGGGAATGCACGACGACGCATTCCAAGATTCCCAAGAGAATACTATACAAGAGTGGATTTGAGCTGGGGAATGAGGCTGAGAGCATCTCTTCTCAAGATCAACTGGTCAGACGACAAGTACTATCTGTGGCAAAATAAGCTTGGGCAACACTCAGTTATGGAATCCATCAGGCTGCCTGGCTCTCGCTGCCATTGGCTATTCTGCTGCGGATTCATGGAGCTCGGTTCGCCGAGAAAGGGGCTTATCGTCCGGAAATGTTGGGCGCTGTTTGGACTGCGCTACATGGGCCGGGTGCTCCAGGAACTGTTGCGGGCGAGCAACACAGAGGGTGCACTTGAGTTGCATCCTGATGTGACGGCGTCCATTGGTGATTTTGTTGAAAAGATCAGGTGCAACGACGTAAGTGGCTGGGCATCATCCAAGCTTGCAAACAACAACATTCGACAGAGTTTCGTTCAAGAATTTAGCCTTCATGAGATTTATGGTAACGATGGCGCTGTTGATGACATTTACGTGCCTTGTATCCTGATGTGGCACATTGCAACGTGCTACTGCCAACTGGTGCAGGAGCTGGAACAAGAAGCCGCTGTTGCTGTGGACAAGGATCGCCGCGTCGCCACAGCTCTGtccaagtactgcacatacttggtggtttCGGCGCCACGCTTGCTCCCAGGGCGGACCGATGCTACCGCCACGGTGTACGCTCAAGTTCGGGACGCCGCAATGTGGAATGTAGCAAaaaggtcgtcgtcgtcgtcgtcgtcatcagctGCGGACAAGCTGCTGGTGGCCATGGAAAACTCTGAGCACCGCTATACTGGTACCTTCGTCATGGGATCCTTCGTCTATATGATGGGCGTGAAGCTGGGGAAGGAACTGGTCAGAACCATGCCTGCTGCTGATCGGTGGAAGGTGCTGGCAGAATTCTGGGTGAAGGCGCTGGTGTTCGCGGCGCCGTCCGACAATGCAGAGGAGCACCTGCAGCACCTCGCGCAGGGTGGCGAGCTCATCACCCACCTCTGGGCGATGCTCTATCACGCCGGCGTCCACAGGTGGCAGCTGAataatccaactacagaagacaaTTTCAAGATGGGGTGGGATTACATCTTTTGGATTCGCTCCTTCAAAGACGTCAAGAAGCCTCGCTCGTTCCCTTATTCTAGGCCCCGCGTGCTCTAGCTAGTCGCCTTCATTAATATAATGTGTGTTCCGCCTTACCCTTATATGAACTATGTATTTTACTtaatttgtatgtatgtatgtatgtatgtatgtgtgtatgtatgtatgtatgtatgtatgttgaaGCAGTGTATTTGATGGCATAGTCTATGTTAGTTAGCCTACACCTGGATGTGTGGCTGGCCACTCCGTCGCCCACAATACGCATTGCAACCTGTACATGTACTCTACGGAGATGAACACGAATACTTGTTGGCTCCTATTCTTCTACATGGTATCAGCTTGCACGGGTTGATCCCCTGATTTCTCACAACCGCTGCTCCTTTCCGCTTGTTTCTTCCTGCTCCGCCGAGCACGCCGTTTTTCACACCACGAACCGCTCGCCGCGTCGCGCCCTCTGGTGCTTTTGCCAGGGCTGCCCA from Sorghum bicolor cultivar BTx623 chromosome 8, Sorghum_bicolor_NCBIv3, whole genome shotgun sequence encodes:
- the LOC8081616 gene encoding uncharacterized protein LOC8081616: MVDYRRFGNMGQQHLVHNATSTSFLHQLRDLWGSPRGTVLRIEALALVAILLSFFLAAFGTCRRWSNSWIIQKGFLAANALFLSLGTYSIGLMQSSQVKSEMYPIWAVSLLALLCCVDSASMSGIGNEGQIWKLLYQLCLYFGYVVLMSVSTISSDIGNIAICVLSAVTLIKGFHRSMAVFVLPSSMRNAIREVPAHIMARRCSFGDHDERSELPVDMKLDVMVEDGVVYEVSMIDVASMILRCRNANLKVESDLRACKDVCFSLSLSHLLQRRLLGSSSSSAEPTETTMSSTEPLVESYKRAFKIVEVELAFMYDVLYTSNAFLHYYEARSCSIWAVASVLGICFVGAVAVVPGARTTRHASPGTISVHATVADSVITGVILVSLALLQVLQLLRCWTSNWARVSFACDLVRILGEEDREYLYSGGNARRRIPRFPREYYTRVDLSWGMRLRASLLKINWSDDKYYLWQNKLGQHSVMESIRLPGSRCHWLFCCGFMELGSPRKGLIVRKCWALFGLRYMGRVLQELLRASNTEGALELHPDVTASIGDFVEKIRCNDVSGWASSKLANNNIRQSFVQEFSLHEIYGNDGAVDDIYVPCILMWHIATCYCQLVQELEQEAAVAVDKDRRVATALSKYCTYLVVSAPRLLPGRTDATATVYAQVRDAAMWNVAKRSSSSSSSSAADKLLVAMENSEHRYTGTFVMGSFVYMMGVKLGKELVRTMPAADRWKVLAEFWVKALVFAAPSDNAEEHLQHLAQGGELITHLWAMLYHAGVHRWQLNNPTTEDNFKMGWDYIFWIRSFKDVKKPRSFPYSRPRVL